One window from the genome of Spirosoma rhododendri encodes:
- the trpD gene encoding anthranilate phosphoribosyltransferase: MKSILNHLFEYKSLTKEQAGQVLLGIGRGAYNSAQIASFLTVYMMRSLRVEELEGFRDAMLELCLPVDLSAYDPMDLCGTGGDGKDTFNISTLASFVVAGAGQRVAKHGNHGVSSLVGSSTMMEYLGYRFTNDVGELQRKMETAGICFLHAPLFHPAMKNVAPIRKELGVKTFFNVLGPMINPARPRKQLVGVFSLELARLYAYLYQQSDKQFAILHALDGYDEISLTGPFKIISNGSEQIMTPEQLGLQTQSADKLAGGETLDASAKIFLGVLNDEATPAQKQAVVANAAVGLLTAGKADSLTDAVAMARESLESKRALACFKQLIA; the protein is encoded by the coding sequence ATGAAATCAATTCTCAATCACCTGTTTGAATACAAATCGCTGACGAAAGAGCAGGCGGGGCAGGTGCTGCTGGGCATCGGGCGGGGGGCGTACAACTCCGCGCAGATCGCATCGTTCCTGACAGTGTACATGATGCGTAGTCTGCGGGTCGAAGAACTCGAAGGCTTCCGCGATGCCATGCTCGAACTGTGCCTCCCCGTCGACCTGAGTGCTTACGACCCAATGGACCTGTGCGGAACCGGGGGCGATGGTAAAGACACGTTCAACATCTCAACGTTGGCGTCGTTTGTCGTGGCGGGGGCGGGGCAGCGCGTTGCCAAGCACGGCAATCACGGCGTTTCGTCGCTGGTGGGTTCGTCGACGATGATGGAATACCTAGGCTACCGGTTTACCAACGACGTCGGCGAGTTGCAGCGCAAGATGGAAACGGCGGGCATCTGTTTTCTGCACGCGCCCCTGTTTCACCCAGCGATGAAGAACGTCGCGCCGATTCGGAAGGAACTAGGCGTAAAAACGTTTTTCAACGTACTCGGTCCGATGATTAACCCGGCCCGGCCCCGCAAACAGCTTGTCGGGGTATTCAGCCTTGAATTGGCACGTTTATATGCGTACCTTTATCAGCAATCCGACAAGCAGTTCGCGATTTTGCATGCGCTGGATGGGTACGACGAAATATCGCTGACGGGGCCGTTCAAGATCATCAGCAACGGTTCTGAACAGATTATGACGCCGGAGCAACTGGGCTTGCAGACACAGTCGGCCGACAAGCTGGCTGGGGGCGAAACGCTGGACGCATCGGCGAAGATTTTCCTCGGTGTGCTCAACGACGAAGCCACACCGGCGCAGAAACAGGCGGTCGTCGCTAATGCAGCCGTTGGGTTGCTGACCGCCGGGAAAGCCGATTCGCTGACCGACGCTGTGGCAATGGCCCGCGAGTCGCTGGAGAGCAAACGGGCACTGGCCTGTTTTAAGCAGTTGATAGCATGA
- the trpA gene encoding tryptophan synthase subunit alpha yields the protein MDTLTTNRISALFEQRSERLLNVYFTAGFPHLDDTRTVLRGLQEAGVDLVEIGMPYSDPVADGETIQQSNGVALDNGMSIKTLFAQLAGCREDITVPILLMGYINPVLQYGVENFCRMCRQVGVDGVILPDLPLDLFLAEYAPTFREYGILNVHLITPQTTDERIRFIDQESDGFIYMVSSASITGSSKGISDGMRAYFERIDAMNLRNPRLIGFGISDQETFDTASQYANGAIVGSAFIRHLQDHGTSAESIRSFVQTIRP from the coding sequence ATGGATACACTCACTACCAACCGTATTTCGGCCCTGTTTGAACAGCGCAGCGAGCGGCTTCTGAACGTTTATTTTACCGCCGGTTTTCCCCATCTCGACGATACCCGTACCGTACTACGCGGTTTGCAGGAAGCCGGTGTCGATCTGGTCGAGATTGGTATGCCCTACTCCGACCCGGTTGCCGACGGCGAAACGATTCAGCAAAGCAACGGCGTCGCGCTGGACAACGGCATGTCGATCAAAACGCTGTTTGCCCAGCTAGCGGGCTGCCGCGAAGACATTACCGTGCCGATTCTGCTGATGGGGTACATCAACCCGGTGCTGCAATACGGCGTGGAAAATTTCTGCCGGATGTGCCGTCAGGTGGGCGTCGATGGCGTAATTCTGCCCGATCTGCCGCTGGATCTGTTTCTGGCTGAGTACGCGCCCACGTTCCGCGAATACGGCATCCTGAACGTACACCTTATCACCCCGCAGACCACCGACGAACGTATCCGGTTTATCGATCAGGAGTCCGACGGGTTTATCTACATGGTATCGTCGGCCAGTATTACAGGGTCATCGAAGGGCATAAGCGATGGAATGCGGGCGTACTTCGAACGCATTGACGCAATGAACTTGCGTAACCCGCGACTGATAGGCTTCGGCATCAGCGATCAGGAAACGTTCGATACGGCTTCGCAATACGCCAACGGGGCCATCGTCGGTAGTGCGTTTATCCGGCATTTGCAGGACCACGGCACGTCGGCGGAGAGCATTCGGTCGTTTGTGCAGACGATTCGCCCCTGA
- a CDS encoding phosphoribosylanthranilate isomerase has product MKLKVCGMRDADNLKEIAALNPDFIGFIFYDQSPRFVGDELDETMVRSLPKSIRKVGVFVNASPDYILRMVKKYDFQYVQLHGTETPEFCRSMRNRGVNIIKAFRIDDSFNFSMLNNFKAQCDFFLFDAKGDQPGGNGVTFDWNILSRYDNEKPFFISGGIGLDNVDQVNLLKGFKLYGVDVNSQVETAPGVKDVAKVKEILSYLRPIEQEAV; this is encoded by the coding sequence ATGAAGCTCAAAGTGTGCGGCATGCGTGACGCCGACAACCTGAAAGAAATCGCGGCACTGAATCCCGACTTTATCGGGTTTATCTTCTACGATCAGTCACCCCGTTTTGTGGGTGACGAACTCGACGAAACGATGGTCCGGTCGCTGCCAAAGTCGATTCGCAAGGTGGGCGTCTTTGTCAACGCGTCGCCCGATTACATCCTGCGGATGGTGAAGAAATACGATTTTCAGTACGTGCAGTTGCACGGCACCGAAACGCCGGAGTTCTGCCGGAGTATGCGAAACCGGGGGGTAAACATTATCAAAGCGTTCCGCATCGACGATTCGTTTAACTTCTCGATGCTCAACAACTTCAAAGCGCAGTGCGACTTCTTCCTATTCGACGCTAAAGGCGATCAACCCGGCGGCAATGGCGTTACCTTCGACTGGAACATTCTGAGCCGCTATGATAACGAGAAGCCATTTTTCATCAGTGGCGGTATCGGGCTGGACAACGTCGATCAGGTGAATCTGCTCAAAGGGTTCAAACTGTACGGCGTCGATGTTAACAGTCAGGTCGAAACCGCACCGGGCGTGAAAGACGTGGCGAAGGTGAAGGAAATCCTGTCGTACCTGCGCCCAATCGAGCAAGAAGCCGTTTAG
- a CDS encoding anthranilate synthase component II, which yields MKLLVLDNYDSFTYNLVYILRELGARPDVIRNDKIALEDVAQYDKILLSPGPGIPSEAGIMQALVGEYGPQKSILGICLGHQGIGEVYGARLENLGDVLHGVAHRATVTEESDPLFTGIPSELSVGRYHSWTVVPESMPDELRVTAVDEQGRVMGLAHVRHDVRGLQFHPESVLTQNGVKMIENWLKK from the coding sequence ATGAAACTTCTCGTTCTCGATAACTACGACTCGTTCACCTACAATCTGGTGTATATCCTGCGCGAACTCGGTGCGCGTCCCGACGTGATCCGCAACGACAAAATCGCGCTGGAGGACGTCGCTCAGTACGACAAAATCCTGCTGTCGCCCGGCCCCGGCATCCCGTCGGAAGCGGGGATTATGCAGGCGCTAGTGGGCGAATACGGCCCGCAGAAAAGCATCCTGGGTATTTGTCTGGGGCATCAGGGCATCGGTGAGGTCTACGGTGCCCGACTCGAAAACCTCGGCGATGTGTTGCACGGCGTCGCCCACCGCGCTACCGTCACCGAGGAGTCTGACCCGCTCTTCACTGGCATCCCCAGCGAACTATCCGTTGGTCGCTACCACTCGTGGACGGTCGTACCGGAATCCATGCCTGACGAACTGCGCGTTACGGCCGTTGATGAGCAGGGCCGCGTGATGGGTCTGGCCCACGTCCGGCACGACGTCCGGGGCCTCCAATTCCACCCCGAATCCGTCCTGACACAGAACGGCGTTAAAATGATCGAAAACTGGCTTAAAAAATAA
- a CDS encoding c-type cytochrome: MADIAALTGSASAGQLIFKTSCSRCHIYNQKGIDVGPELTNVQQQLDKNGLIESIVYPNASITSGYEPWLVTTTTGQSYYGFITSETAQSLVVKGVTGQKHTLPISTVSNRRKFSNSLMPSAQTMKLNQQQIADITAYLLKL; this comes from the coding sequence GTGGCCGATATTGCCGCGCTGACGGGCAGTGCTTCGGCTGGCCAGCTCATTTTCAAAACCAGTTGCAGCCGATGCCACATCTACAATCAGAAAGGGATCGACGTTGGGCCGGAGCTGACGAATGTGCAACAGCAGCTGGATAAAAATGGGCTGATCGAATCAATCGTCTATCCAAACGCGTCAATCACCTCCGGCTACGAACCGTGGCTGGTGACGACCACAACCGGGCAGTCGTACTACGGATTTATCACCAGCGAAACTGCCCAATCGCTTGTGGTGAAAGGCGTAACGGGACAAAAGCACACACTCCCGATCAGTACTGTGTCGAACCGCCGTAAGTTTTCTAATAGTCTGATGCCCAGCGCGCAGACAATGAAGCTCAATCAGCAACAAATCGCTGACATAACGGCGTATCTGCTCAAACTGTAA
- a CDS encoding PVC-type heme-binding CxxCH protein, translating into MRTVFRTIALSPLVLTATGLFSLTQPAGSPGLVPTNRPLNVCQFADSTALVLPADLEATVWAESPMLYRPTSIDVDAKGRIWVAEAAGPRPGSDGTTDGRVTILTDTNGDGRADNQTLFVQDARLVHPLGVSVLDRNVYVSNSPDLLLYADENGDDQPERTETVLTGFGGKNQKNGVHRLVAGPAGNYYVSVGDAVPYTVTDRDGWALQVGTNADKQLSSDGRSWVNGVSLRVRPNGSGLKVMADNFYNSQAIATDSYGNLWQADTDENTHMAHIDWVLEGGKAGFSPSKSRAGATTLPGTMPVGDIVQNSSPTALLMYEDEKLGLPYRGTLLCADPRQHRIVAYKPEIRGAGYRLTGTDFVSGTGPAGERNTTFEPVAMAIGPDGAVYVASWHEAGANSTGRIYRIAPTGRSLKNPQIDLRNTAGQLAALTNPAPQVRMLGFNALKQQGDDVADALMPMVSSLNAYHRSRAIFLLAQLGPEGQFEVERLLKAPEAQTRIVALRALRSITPENSKANPALTPSQQVLLPLLGNLSVDQSVAVRREVCVALRDMPYADCRRMLANLVQGYDGQDSYYLNALSEAADGKEDELFADLRSSFAADPVEWDTRTANLMWALHPSSALSLLRKRAEAEQLPAEVRQQAVAAIAAMQTVTARTVMADLTRGSDKLLAASAKELTDVRRAKPQASASVSPATTATTPVPASEKLNPATMSPRDLLASKYGTYAERSKAVQDLAQTPEGARQLIDLIAENRLSNAMLRVAGPALLKHPNAAIRQQAAPYFEPKPAPAVAAADSVKVAPPVEKPVTAPVRPIAVPESTAVSVRKPVLPTPIVTERQMHQRLPRRAARQSPRWPILPR; encoded by the coding sequence ATGCGTACCGTTTTTCGGACTATTGCTTTATCGCCCCTCGTGCTCACAGCTACCGGGCTATTTTCGTTGACACAGCCAGCCGGGTCGCCGGGGCTGGTACCAACTAATCGGCCGCTGAACGTCTGTCAATTTGCGGACTCGACGGCGCTTGTCTTACCCGCCGATCTGGAAGCAACTGTCTGGGCCGAGTCGCCGATGCTTTACCGGCCTACCAGTATCGACGTCGATGCAAAGGGGCGAATATGGGTGGCGGAAGCGGCTGGCCCCCGACCCGGCAGCGATGGAACTACCGACGGCCGGGTTACGATCCTGACCGATACCAACGGCGACGGCCGGGCCGACAATCAAACCCTATTCGTGCAGGATGCCCGGCTGGTGCATCCGCTGGGCGTCAGCGTGCTGGACCGAAATGTATACGTGTCTAACTCACCTGACCTACTGCTGTATGCTGATGAAAACGGCGACGATCAGCCGGAGCGCACTGAAACGGTACTAACCGGATTTGGCGGTAAAAACCAGAAAAACGGAGTGCATCGGCTGGTGGCCGGACCGGCGGGAAATTACTACGTCAGCGTTGGGGATGCCGTGCCGTACACCGTTACTGATCGTGATGGCTGGGCATTACAGGTTGGTACAAATGCCGACAAGCAACTTAGCAGCGATGGTCGTAGCTGGGTTAACGGAGTATCGCTGCGAGTCAGGCCCAATGGGTCAGGACTGAAGGTGATGGCCGACAATTTTTATAACAGTCAGGCTATCGCCACTGATTCATACGGAAATCTATGGCAGGCCGATACCGACGAAAACACGCACATGGCCCATATCGACTGGGTACTGGAGGGTGGCAAAGCGGGCTTTAGCCCCAGTAAAAGTCGCGCGGGCGCCACAACCCTGCCGGGTACGATGCCCGTTGGTGACATCGTCCAGAACAGTTCGCCGACGGCCTTGCTGATGTATGAGGACGAAAAGCTGGGGCTACCATACCGGGGTACGTTGCTTTGCGCCGATCCGCGTCAGCATCGTATCGTGGCGTACAAACCCGAAATTCGCGGGGCAGGTTACCGCCTGACCGGGACTGATTTTGTCAGCGGTACAGGGCCTGCCGGTGAGCGTAACACCACCTTCGAGCCGGTTGCTATGGCCATCGGGCCGGACGGAGCTGTGTATGTGGCAAGCTGGCACGAAGCCGGTGCGAACTCCACCGGGCGAATCTATCGGATTGCGCCCACCGGTCGTTCGCTCAAAAATCCACAGATCGATCTTCGCAACACGGCTGGACAGTTGGCTGCGCTGACAAATCCGGCTCCGCAGGTCCGGATGCTGGGTTTCAACGCGCTCAAGCAGCAGGGCGACGACGTGGCTGACGCGCTGATGCCGATGGTCAGCTCGCTGAATGCGTATCACCGGTCGCGCGCTATCTTTCTGCTGGCGCAGCTGGGACCCGAAGGACAGTTTGAGGTCGAACGGTTATTGAAGGCACCCGAAGCGCAGACCCGTATCGTTGCCTTGCGCGCGCTACGCAGCATCACCCCCGAAAACTCGAAAGCTAACCCCGCCCTGACACCGTCGCAGCAGGTGTTGCTCCCGTTGCTGGGTAATCTGTCCGTCGATCAGAGTGTGGCCGTCCGGCGGGAGGTATGCGTCGCCCTGCGTGACATGCCTTATGCCGACTGTCGGCGGATGCTGGCAAATCTGGTGCAGGGGTACGATGGCCAGGATAGCTACTATCTGAATGCGCTGAGCGAAGCTGCTGATGGTAAAGAAGATGAGTTGTTCGCTGATCTGCGGTCGTCGTTTGCGGCTGACCCGGTTGAGTGGGATACGCGCACGGCAAACCTGATGTGGGCACTGCATCCGTCATCAGCTTTATCATTACTTAGAAAACGGGCTGAAGCCGAGCAACTTCCTGCCGAAGTCCGGCAACAGGCAGTAGCCGCTATTGCCGCAATGCAAACGGTGACCGCGCGAACTGTTATGGCCGACCTGACGCGGGGAAGCGACAAACTACTGGCGGCATCGGCGAAGGAGCTGACGGATGTTCGCAGAGCAAAGCCACAGGCGAGTGCTTCCGTCAGTCCGGCCACGACTGCTACAACGCCAGTACCAGCAAGTGAAAAACTGAACCCGGCGACCATGTCACCGCGCGATTTGCTGGCTAGCAAGTATGGTACCTACGCCGAACGAAGTAAAGCCGTACAGGATCTGGCCCAAACCCCGGAAGGTGCCCGGCAGCTGATTGACTTGATCGCTGAAAATCGTCTGTCTAATGCGATGCTACGCGTTGCGGGCCCGGCCCTCCTGAAGCACCCTAATGCCGCCATTCGCCAGCAGGCCGCGCCTTATTTCGAGCCCAAACCCGCGCCGGCCGTAGCTGCCGCTGATTCGGTTAAAGTGGCACCACCTGTTGAAAAGCCAGTAACAGCGCCGGTAAGACCCATTGCCGTGCCTGAATCGACAGCCGTATCTGTTCGCAAACCGGTGTTGCCGACCCCGATAGTAACCGAACGACAAATGCACCAGCGGCTACCTCGACGAGCAGCTCGACAAAGCCCGAGGTGGCCGATATTGCCGCGCTGA
- a CDS encoding type II toxin-antitoxin system VapC family toxin gives MIYDTNLIINHIRQRTLPPAQTVLSIVTIGEIEAFALKSDWGLQRWEFVQNLFSRYPSVDITQGLIGYYAQIDAFSQNKLRSYPLGTSARNMGKNDLWIAATALYLDMELHTTDNDFDHLPALGLRLIKH, from the coding sequence ATGATTTACGACACAAACCTGATTATCAATCATATAAGACAGCGAACGTTACCACCTGCCCAAACGGTGTTGTCGATAGTCACGATAGGCGAAATTGAAGCATTCGCATTAAAATCTGATTGGGGACTTCAACGTTGGGAGTTCGTTCAAAACTTATTCAGCCGATACCCAAGTGTCGATATAACGCAGGGTCTGATCGGCTACTACGCCCAGATTGACGCATTTAGTCAGAACAAATTAAGAAGTTATCCGCTTGGTACGTCGGCCCGGAACATGGGAAAGAATGACCTCTGGATTGCGGCTACGGCGCTCTATCTGGATATGGAACTTCACACCACCGACAACGATTTCGATCATTTACCCGCACTGGGTCTACGTCTGATAAAGCATTGA
- the trpC gene encoding indole-3-glycerol phosphate synthase TrpC → MTILDEIIAQKRVEVAARMAETPAAALEEMPDFKRVCLSARDAVQGLYSTGIIAEFKRRSPSKGVINDRADVTLTTQGYVTAGASVLSVLTDEPFFGGTPDDLKAARLANPEMPILRKDFVIDGYQLLEAKAWGADLVLLIASCLSPEQVRDLSQQAQELGMQVLLEVHDEIELEQSLTTSIDLVGVNNRNLKTFVTSLDTSLRLVNLIPDTYAKIAESGLHNPADLLMLRDAGFDGFLIGEAFMKTTDPAAALDNFVKTYSSAYPSKSY, encoded by the coding sequence ATGACGATTTTAGACGAGATAATTGCTCAGAAGCGCGTAGAAGTGGCCGCCCGGATGGCCGAAACACCGGCGGCTGCGCTGGAAGAAATGCCCGACTTCAAACGGGTCTGCCTGTCGGCCCGCGACGCTGTGCAGGGGTTGTATTCCACCGGAATCATTGCCGAGTTTAAGCGTCGGTCGCCCTCGAAAGGCGTCATCAACGACCGAGCCGACGTTACGTTGACAACGCAGGGCTACGTAACGGCCGGTGCATCGGTACTTTCTGTACTAACTGATGAGCCCTTCTTCGGCGGCACTCCCGACGATCTGAAAGCGGCCCGGCTGGCCAATCCCGAAATGCCCATTCTTCGCAAAGACTTCGTAATCGACGGCTATCAGTTGCTGGAGGCCAAAGCGTGGGGAGCCGATCTGGTTCTGCTAATTGCCTCCTGTCTGTCGCCGGAGCAGGTGCGCGACCTGAGTCAACAGGCGCAGGAATTGGGTATGCAGGTACTGCTCGAAGTACACGACGAAATCGAACTGGAGCAGAGCCTGACCACGTCGATTGATTTAGTCGGTGTCAATAACCGCAACCTTAAAACCTTTGTTACCTCGCTGGACACCTCGCTGCGGCTGGTTAACCTGATCCCCGATACCTACGCCAAAATCGCCGAGAGTGGGCTGCACAATCCCGCCGATCTGCTGATGCTGCGCGACGCGGGTTTCGACGGCTTTCTGATCGGTGAAGCATTCATGAAAACGACTGATCCGGCGGCTGCGCTGGACAATTTTGTCAAGACATATTCCAGTGCCTATCCATCTAAATCGTACTGA
- the trpB gene encoding tryptophan synthase subunit beta, which produces MQDTIDTQASFDVSNTGFYGRFGGAFIPEMLYPNVEELRQNYLSIIGDSSFQAEFWQLLEDYVGRPTPLFLAKRLSAQKGATIYLKREDLCHTGAHKINNTIGQILVAQRLGKKRIVAETGAGQHGVATATVCALMGLECIVYMGSIDMERQKPNVDRMRMLGATVVPAKSGSQTLKDATNEAMRHWINNPVDTHYIIGSVVGPHPYPDMVARFQSVISQEIRQQLLTKTGRENPDYVVACVGGGSNAAGAFYHFLHEPSVRLVAAEAAGMGVTSGHSAATTALGKPGVLHGSRTILMQTEDGQVTEPYSISAGLDYPGIGPLHAHLFDSGRGDFYAITDEEALAAGFNLSKQEGIIPALETSHALASLDKMSLNADDVVVICLSGRGDKDLSTYSKHL; this is translated from the coding sequence ATGCAGGACACTATTGACACACAAGCGTCATTTGACGTAAGCAATACGGGTTTTTACGGCCGGTTTGGTGGCGCATTCATCCCAGAAATGCTGTACCCAAACGTCGAAGAACTCCGGCAGAACTACCTGTCGATCATCGGCGATTCATCGTTTCAGGCTGAATTCTGGCAATTGCTGGAAGATTACGTCGGTCGACCGACGCCCCTGTTTCTGGCTAAGCGACTGTCGGCGCAGAAGGGCGCGACGATCTATCTGAAGCGTGAAGACCTGTGCCACACGGGTGCACACAAGATCAACAACACCATCGGGCAAATTCTGGTAGCGCAGCGGCTGGGTAAGAAGCGGATTGTAGCCGAAACGGGTGCTGGTCAGCACGGCGTTGCGACAGCGACGGTCTGCGCGCTGATGGGGCTGGAATGCATCGTGTACATGGGATCCATCGACATGGAGCGGCAGAAACCCAACGTCGACCGGATGCGGATGCTGGGCGCGACGGTAGTACCGGCAAAGTCGGGTAGCCAAACGCTCAAAGACGCGACCAACGAAGCAATGCGGCACTGGATCAACAATCCGGTCGACACGCACTACATTATCGGTTCGGTAGTCGGGCCGCACCCGTATCCTGACATGGTAGCCCGGTTTCAGTCGGTTATTTCGCAGGAAATCCGGCAACAGTTGTTGACCAAAACCGGCCGCGAAAACCCCGATTACGTGGTAGCCTGCGTGGGAGGGGGCAGCAATGCAGCTGGCGCGTTCTACCATTTCCTACACGAACCATCGGTGCGGCTTGTTGCGGCCGAAGCGGCTGGAATGGGGGTTACGTCAGGCCATTCGGCAGCCACCACCGCGCTGGGTAAGCCGGGCGTGCTGCACGGTAGCCGGACGATTTTGATGCAGACAGAAGACGGGCAGGTAACGGAACCGTATTCGATTTCGGCGGGTCTGGACTATCCCGGCATCGGCCCGCTGCACGCACACCTATTCGACTCCGGCCGGGGCGATTTCTACGCCATTACAGACGAAGAAGCACTGGCGGCTGGCTTTAACCTCAGCAAGCAGGAGGGCATTATTCCCGCGCTGGAAACGTCGCACGCACTGGCCTCGCTTGACAAAATGAGCCTGAACGCAGACGATGTCGTCGTCATTTGCCTATCAGGCCGGGGCGATAAAGATTTGAGCACTTATTCAAAGCATTTGTAG
- a CDS encoding phage holin family protein, translating to MGLLIRIVISMVAVYVAAAIIPGITVTGGVGTYLIIAIVLGLLNAFVKPILTILTIPITVLTLGLFLIVINILMVYLAASLVSGFVVSGILAALLFSLVVSVVTALLDAII from the coding sequence ATGGGCTTACTTATTCGCATTGTTATCAGCATGGTGGCGGTTTACGTCGCAGCGGCAATCATCCCCGGCATCACCGTCACAGGCGGGGTCGGCACGTATCTGATTATTGCCATCGTTCTTGGCTTGCTCAACGCTTTCGTTAAGCCAATCCTGACAATCCTGACGATTCCCATCACCGTACTGACGCTGGGGCTGTTCCTCATCGTCATCAATATTCTGATGGTTTATCTGGCGGCTTCGCTGGTTTCCGGCTTTGTAGTGAGCGGCATTCTGGCAGCTCTCCTGTTTAGTCTTGTCGTCTCGGTTGTTACGGCCCTGCTCGACGCGATTATCTAA